A single window of Nicotiana sylvestris chromosome 3, ASM39365v2, whole genome shotgun sequence DNA harbors:
- the LOC104225575 gene encoding WRKY transcription factor 72A-like has product MEATFRKSINGDLVKEEKRYNKLADQSNSDKEGFFENSNVLKVGKEREVHEDNNSKSPQQKDIDSDKEDDQLQSVKADMKEVMEENQRLKMHLDRIMKDYRNLQLQFHDIVQRDAEKTNINIINTRHNECNEAKFVSLSLGRTSTDIKKEELSKILSKDNAKEEDNKGGLTLGLDCRIDLSVKTTPTEFSTANISEENSSEEVKDEKGETWPPHKILKTMRNGEDDTQLNPSKRAKVSVRVRCDAPTMNDGCQWRKYGQKIAKGNPCPRAYYRCTVAPSCPVRKQVQRCIEDMSILITTYEGTHNHPLSLSATSMAFTTSAAASMLLSASSSTSESGPNLPATDTTNINGLNLYLSNSSNPKPFYLQNTSISSSSSPPTITLDLTSSSSTSLLPNHNRMSSNYLPRYNSSTNILNFGSLDSNPLLPVSWSNGAYPKNQEISSLSFAKQPQENIFQSYLQNNISAKPTQTLLTQGTIAAATKAITSDPNFQSALAVALTSIIGSSGGNHAGGIEEKSGQILKVTEPFPVLFSFPSTSKK; this is encoded by the exons ATGGAAGCTACTTTCAGAAAATCTATTAATGGAGATTTAGTCAAAGAGGAGAAGAGGTATAACAAATTAGCTGATCAATCCAATTCTGATAAGGAAGGTTTTTTTGAAAACAGTAATGTTCTTAAG GTCGGGAAGGAAAGAGAAGTCCATGAGGACAATAATTCGAAGTCTCCTCAGCAAAAGGATATCGACAGTGACAAGGAG GACGATCAGCTACAATCAGTGAAAGCTGATATGAAAGAGGTAATGGAAGAAAATCAGAGGCTGAAGATGCACTTGGATCGAATTATGAAGGATTATCGTAACCTTCAGCTGCAATTTCACGACATTGTTCAAAGAGATGCTGAAAAAACcaatattaatattattaataCTCGGCATAATGAATGTAACGAAGCTAAATTTGTCTCCCTTAGCTTAGGAAGAACTTCAACCGACATTAAAAAGGAAGAGTTATCCAAAATCTTGAGCAAAGATAATGCAAAGGAAGAAGACAATAAAGGAGGCCTAACCCTAGGATTGGATTGCAGGATTGATTTGTCTGTAAAAACAACACCGACAGAATTTTCAACTGCAAATATCAGTGAAGAGAATAGCTCAGAGGAAGTTAAGGACGAAAAAGGAGAAACATGGCCACCCCATAAAATTCTCAAGACAATGAGAAATGGAGAAGATGATACACAACTAAACCCTTCTAAAAGAGCAAAGGTTTCTGTTAGAGTCAGATGTGATGCCCCGACG ATGAATGATGGATGCCAATGGAggaaatatggacaaaaaattGCAAAAGGAAACCCATGTCCTCGAGCTTACTACCGTTGCACAGTAGCACCCTCCTGCCCAGTGAGAAAGCAG GTTCAAAGATGCATTGAGGATATGTCAATCTTGATCACTACATATGAAGGAACACACAATCATCCACTTTCTCTTTCAGCAACATCTATGGCTTTCACAACTTCAGCAGCTGCTTCCATGCTATTATCTGCTTCATCGTCCACCTCTGAATCAGGCCCCAATCTACCAGCAACTGACACCACCAATATCAATGGACTCAACTTGTATCTCTCCAATAGCTCAAACCCAAAACCATTTTACCTTCAAAATACATCCATCTCTTCTTCATCCTCGCCCCCTACAATCACTCTTGATTTAACCTCAAGCTCGTCCACTTCCTTATTGCCCAACCATAACAGAATGAGTAGTAATTATCTCCCCAGATATAATTCTTCTACAAATATTCTCAACTTTGGTTCCTTGGACTCTAATCCTCTTCTTCCCGTGTCTTGGAGTAATGGGGCCTATCCCAAGAACCAAGAAATTAGTTCTCTCAGCTTTGCAAAACAGccacaagaaaatattttccaatctTATCTACAAAATAATATTAGTGCAAAACCTACACAAACTTTATTAACACAAGGTACAATTGCAGCTGCaacaaaagcaataacatccgaTCCAAATTTTCAATCTGCATTGGCTGTAGCTCTTACATCTATCATTGGCTCAAGCGGCGGAAATCATGCAGGTGGTATTGAAGAAAAATCTGGCCAAATTTTGAAGGTTACCGAACCATTTCCAGTTCTTTTCAGCTTCCCATCTACCTCAAAGAAATAA